A single region of the Paludibacter jiangxiensis genome encodes:
- the crcB gene encoding fluoride efflux transporter CrcB, translated as MFKTILIVGSGGFIGSVARFYISKLNLHVDFLSIPVGTLLVNVLGCFIIGFLTGIADKSAILTVEWRMFLMVGICGGFTTFSSFANENLMLLHNGLFLSIFLYTGLSILLGFTAVYLGYVTSNLL; from the coding sequence ATGTTCAAAACAATACTCATAGTCGGGTCGGGAGGCTTTATTGGGAGCGTGGCCCGTTTTTATATCTCGAAACTGAACCTGCATGTCGATTTTCTTTCTATTCCGGTGGGAACCCTGCTGGTGAATGTGCTGGGCTGTTTCATCATCGGTTTCCTCACGGGTATTGCCGATAAAAGTGCCATTCTGACCGTTGAATGGCGCATGTTCCTGATGGTAGGAATCTGCGGAGGATTCACCACTTTTTCGTCGTTTGCCAACGAAAACCTGATGTTGCTCCACAACGGATTGTTCCTGTCTATTTTTCTTTATACCGGGTTAAGTATTTTGCTCGGCTTTACAGCGGTATATCTTGGTTACGTCACCTCAAATCTGCTTTAA
- a CDS encoding DUF190 domain-containing protein, whose translation MEKSHSILKFYLSTTDKLNNKLLYEYIVQEARKQGISGTTVYRGIMGYGLSSTIYSSKFWELTEKLPVMIEMIDETDKLEAFYEYLEPELLEMPKGCLITLDPITIKLHKSGKH comes from the coding sequence ATGGAAAAGTCACACAGCATTCTGAAGTTTTACCTCAGCACTACCGACAAACTTAACAACAAGTTATTGTACGAATACATAGTGCAGGAAGCCCGCAAACAGGGCATTTCGGGGACAACCGTCTACCGCGGCATTATGGGTTACGGACTGAGCAGTACCATCTACTCCTCCAAATTTTGGGAACTGACCGAGAAATTGCCGGTAATGATAGAAATGATTGACGAAACCGACAAGCTGGAGGCATTTTACGAGTACCTCGAACCCGAATTGCTCGAAATGCCCAAAGGCTGCCTCATCACTCTCGACCCGATCACCATCAAGCTGCATAAATCGGGGAAGCATTAG
- a CDS encoding polysaccharide deacetylase family protein has product MLIERPLWILRRLFPNALWRMDKTQKTVYLTFDDGPVPETTPQVLEILEKNGIKATFFCVGDNVRKYPEIFKMVTDAGHRIGNHTFNHVRGFALQEEEYLANVEKASALIHSDLLRPPHGQLTRSLYKKLKATHRIVMWDLITRDYNRSLSPEKIVSIVKKYSRNGSIIVFHDSEKSNKNVLAALPESIEFLKQQGYQFKTL; this is encoded by the coding sequence ATGCTGATAGAACGTCCTTTATGGATTTTGCGCAGACTCTTTCCCAATGCGCTGTGGCGGATGGACAAAACGCAAAAAACGGTTTATCTTACGTTTGATGACGGCCCGGTACCGGAAACAACGCCACAAGTACTGGAAATACTGGAAAAGAACGGCATAAAGGCAACGTTTTTTTGCGTGGGCGACAATGTGAGAAAATATCCGGAGATCTTCAAAATGGTGACGGATGCCGGACACCGTATCGGGAATCACACCTTCAATCATGTACGGGGATTTGCCTTGCAGGAAGAAGAGTATCTGGCAAATGTAGAGAAGGCTTCGGCGCTGATCCATTCCGATTTACTGCGACCACCGCACGGACAGTTGACGCGGAGCCTTTATAAAAAATTGAAAGCAACGCACCGGATCGTGATGTGGGACCTGATTACCCGCGACTATAACCGTTCGCTGTCGCCCGAAAAGATCGTTTCCATCGTAAAAAAATATAGCCGAAACGGCTCTATTATCGTTTTTCACGATTCGGAAAAATCGAACAAAAACGTATTGGCGGCATTGCCCGAGTCTATCGAATTTCTGAAACAACAAGGATATCAGTTCAAAACGCTTTAA
- the hisF gene encoding imidazole glycerol phosphate synthase subunit HisF, with protein sequence MPLTKRIIPCLDIKDGQTVKGINFVNIQAVGDPVELGSRYAQMGADELVFLDITATHEKRKTFAELVTRIAQHINIPFTVGGGISSVDDVSVLLNAGADKISVNSAAVRNPQLINDLAKQFGSQCVVLAVDTKFVNGEWIVFLNGGRIPTEVRTYEWVKRAVDLGAGEILLTSMDHDGTKAGFAVELTRMVSESVSVPVIASGGAGNMDHFVDVFEQGKADAALAASLFHYGEIELPDLKGYLRSKGVEVRI encoded by the coding sequence ATGCCACTTACCAAACGTATCATTCCCTGTCTCGACATCAAAGACGGGCAAACCGTAAAAGGAATCAATTTTGTTAATATACAGGCAGTTGGTGACCCTGTTGAACTGGGTAGCCGCTATGCTCAGATGGGTGCCGATGAACTGGTATTTCTCGACATCACGGCTACGCACGAAAAACGTAAGACTTTTGCCGAACTGGTTACCCGCATTGCCCAACATATTAATATTCCATTTACCGTAGGAGGTGGTATCAGTAGCGTAGATGACGTTTCGGTACTGCTCAATGCCGGAGCCGATAAGATTTCGGTTAACTCGGCGGCTGTGCGCAATCCGCAACTAATTAATGATTTGGCGAAACAATTCGGTTCGCAGTGTGTGGTATTGGCGGTCGATACTAAGTTTGTGAACGGCGAATGGATCGTGTTTCTCAACGGCGGCCGTATTCCGACCGAAGTGCGTACCTACGAATGGGTGAAACGGGCGGTTGACCTCGGTGCCGGAGAGATTTTGCTCACCTCGATGGATCACGACGGAACCAAAGCCGGTTTTGCCGTGGAACTTACCCGCATGGTTTCGGAAAGCGTATCGGTGCCGGTTATTGCCAGCGGTGGTGCCGGAAATATGGATCACTTTGTGGATGTGTTTGAACAGGGAAAAGCCGATGCTGCTTTGGCAGCCAGCCTCTTTCACTACGGAGAAATTGAGTTGCCCGACCTGAAAGGCTATTTGAGAAGCAAAGGCGTGGAAGTGAGAATATAA
- a CDS encoding 16S rRNA (uracil(1498)-N(3))-methyltransferase, whose product MTIFYSPNILETSVLSEEESLHCAKVLRMKAGEEVLIVDGQGGMFGAKIVAPHPKHTAVEIINRQATETGRASRIHIAIAPTKNMDRLEWFAEKVTEIGIDEITPVFCRFSERKNINLERIEKILVSAMKQSQKAYLPKLNPACPVQQLLKQATESQKFIAHCYEGEKRLLQQLYNKNESTLVMIGPEGDFSPEEVEMALQNGFQPVSLGESRLRTETAGVVACHTMNLLMTL is encoded by the coding sequence ATGACTATTTTTTACTCTCCAAATATTCTTGAAACCTCTGTTCTTTCCGAAGAAGAGTCCCTCCATTGTGCGAAAGTATTGCGTATGAAAGCCGGAGAAGAGGTGCTTATTGTCGATGGCCAAGGTGGAATGTTCGGGGCAAAAATTGTAGCGCCGCATCCTAAGCACACAGCGGTAGAAATCATCAACCGCCAGGCAACAGAGACCGGAAGAGCTTCGCGGATTCACATTGCAATTGCTCCTACCAAAAACATGGATCGTCTGGAGTGGTTTGCCGAAAAGGTGACTGAGATTGGGATCGACGAGATTACGCCTGTTTTCTGCCGTTTCTCTGAACGGAAAAATATCAATTTGGAACGGATTGAGAAGATTCTTGTTTCGGCGATGAAACAGTCGCAAAAGGCCTATCTCCCGAAGCTGAACCCGGCATGTCCGGTGCAGCAACTGTTGAAACAAGCCACCGAATCGCAAAAATTCATTGCCCACTGTTACGAAGGCGAAAAACGACTGTTACAACAGCTGTACAACAAAAACGAATCGACGTTGGTGATGATTGGTCCTGAAGGAGATTTTAGTCCGGAAGAGGTGGAAATGGCGCTGCAAAACGGATTTCAACCGGTTTCGCTTGGAGAAAGCCGCCTCCGTACCGAAACGGCCGGTGTGGTAGCTTGCCATACGATGAACCTGTTGATGACGCTTTAG
- a CDS encoding TraR/DksA family transcriptional regulator, with product MAEKTRYSDAELEEFRAIIMEKLGKAEHDYELLKLSLTNMDGNDTTDTSPTFKVLEEGASTLSKEEAGRLAQRQMKFIQHLQAALVRIENKTYGICRETGKLIPKERLRAVPHATLSIEAKGGK from the coding sequence ATGGCAGAAAAAACACGCTATTCGGATGCAGAGCTGGAGGAATTCCGCGCCATTATTATGGAAAAACTTGGGAAAGCAGAACACGATTATGAACTGCTGAAGCTGAGTCTGACCAATATGGACGGCAATGATACCACCGATACTTCTCCCACATTCAAAGTGTTGGAAGAGGGAGCTTCAACTTTGTCGAAAGAAGAAGCAGGACGCCTTGCTCAGCGCCAGATGAAGTTTATACAACACTTGCAAGCCGCTTTGGTTCGCATCGAAAATAAAACTTACGGAATTTGCCGCGAAACCGGCAAGCTGATTCCGAAAGAACGCCTTCGCGCTGTTCCTCATGCCACATTGAGCATCGAGGCCAAAGGAGGCAAGTAA
- a CDS encoding DUF5522 domain-containing protein codes for MPLLDDSPSPGFCSNLQEGVDYYMAPEGYRIMTEFYLAKRGYCCSNGCPNCPYSPKAVKGNRNLRSGIAEKYGL; via the coding sequence ATGCCCTTACTCGATGACTCGCCAAGCCCCGGATTTTGTAGCAACCTACAAGAAGGTGTGGATTATTATATGGCGCCCGAAGGGTATCGTATTATGACAGAATTTTATCTTGCCAAACGGGGTTATTGCTGTTCAAACGGCTGCCCCAACTGTCCCTATTCTCCCAAAGCAGTGAAGGGAAACCGGAACCTTCGGTCTGGCATCGCAGAAAAATACGGACTATAG
- the ettA gene encoding energy-dependent translational throttle protein EttA gives MSDDKKIIFSMVGVSKSFTPQKQVLKDIYLSFFYGAKIGIIGLNGSGKSTLLKIIAGVETAYNGEVVFSPGYSVGYLEQEPHLDDNKTVKEVVQEGVQEVMDLLKEFEDINEKFADPDADFDALIARQGELQEKLDHLDAWNIDNKLERAMDALRCPPEDAPVKNLSGGERRRVALCRLLLQQPDILLLDEPTNHLDAESIDWLEQHLQQYAGTVIAITHDRYFLDNVAGWILELDRGEGIPWKGNYSSWLDQKTTRMAQEEKQASKRRKTLERELEWVRMAPKARHAKSKARLGAYDKLLNEDERDREEKLEIFIPNGPRLGNKVIEAQGVAKAYGDRLLFDNLNFSLPPNGIVGIIGPNGAGKTTLFRLIMGLEHADKGTFDVGETVQLGYADQTHKDIDPTKTVYQVISGGQDLIRVGNKEVNARAYLSRFNFTGGDQEKLCGVLSGGERNRLHLAITLKSGANVLLLDEPTNDIDVNTLRALEEGLDDFAGCAVVISHDRWFLDRICTHILAFEGNSEVFFFEGSYSEYEENKKMRLGDEAPKRIRYRKLM, from the coding sequence ATGAGCGACGACAAAAAAATCATTTTCTCGATGGTAGGCGTGAGCAAATCGTTTACCCCGCAAAAACAGGTGTTGAAAGACATCTATCTCTCCTTCTTTTACGGAGCAAAAATCGGTATCATTGGTTTGAACGGTTCCGGTAAATCGACACTTCTTAAAATTATTGCCGGAGTGGAAACTGCTTACAATGGTGAGGTGGTATTCTCTCCCGGATACTCGGTGGGCTACCTTGAACAGGAACCGCATCTCGACGACAACAAAACCGTAAAAGAGGTGGTGCAGGAGGGTGTACAAGAGGTGATGGATCTGCTCAAAGAATTTGAAGATATCAACGAAAAATTTGCCGATCCGGATGCCGATTTTGATGCGCTGATTGCCCGTCAGGGTGAGTTGCAGGAAAAACTCGACCATCTGGATGCCTGGAATATCGACAACAAGCTGGAACGTGCGATGGATGCACTCCGTTGCCCACCCGAAGATGCGCCGGTGAAAAACCTCTCCGGAGGAGAACGCCGTCGTGTGGCACTTTGCCGTTTGTTGTTACAGCAACCCGATATCCTTCTGCTCGATGAGCCGACCAACCACTTAGACGCAGAGTCGATCGACTGGTTGGAACAGCACCTGCAACAATATGCCGGTACCGTTATTGCCATTACCCACGACCGTTACTTTCTCGACAACGTGGCCGGATGGATTCTCGAACTCGACCGTGGCGAAGGAATTCCCTGGAAGGGCAACTACTCTTCATGGCTCGACCAAAAGACTACCCGTATGGCGCAGGAAGAAAAACAGGCCAGTAAACGCCGCAAGACTCTCGAACGCGAGTTGGAATGGGTACGCATGGCTCCGAAGGCCCGTCATGCCAAAAGCAAAGCCCGTTTGGGAGCCTACGATAAACTATTGAACGAGGATGAAAGAGATCGGGAAGAAAAACTCGAAATCTTTATTCCCAATGGTCCCCGATTGGGTAACAAGGTAATTGAAGCGCAGGGTGTGGCCAAAGCTTACGGCGATCGCCTGTTGTTCGACAACCTCAATTTCTCGTTGCCACCGAATGGCATTGTGGGGATCATCGGACCGAACGGTGCAGGTAAAACCACACTTTTCCGCCTCATTATGGGATTGGAACATGCTGACAAGGGAACCTTCGATGTGGGCGAAACCGTACAGTTGGGCTATGCCGACCAGACACACAAAGATATCGATCCGACCAAAACCGTTTATCAGGTGATTTCGGGCGGGCAGGATTTGATTCGTGTCGGCAACAAGGAGGTGAATGCACGTGCGTATCTGTCCCGCTTCAACTTTACCGGTGGCGATCAGGAGAAGCTTTGCGGTGTACTTTCGGGTGGGGAACGCAACCGTTTGCACCTTGCCATTACTCTGAAATCGGGAGCTAACGTACTTTTACTTGACGAACCTACCAACGACATTGACGTGAACACCCTACGAGCTCTGGAAGAAGGTCTGGATGACTTTGCCGGTTGCGCCGTAGTCATTTCTCACGACCGCTGGTTCCTCGACCGCATCTGTACACATATTCTTGCTTTTGAAGGTAACTCCGAAGTATTCTTCTTCGAAGGATCTTACTCGGAATACGAAGAGAACAAGAAGATGCGCCTCGGCGACGAAGCCCCGAAACGGATTCGGTACCGGAAGTTGATGTAA
- the ileS gene encoding isoleucine--tRNA ligase, translating to MSKKFAEYSSFNLSDINKEVLKKWDEQDIFHKSLETRKGHPSFIFYEGPPSANGMPGIHHVMARTIKDIFCRYKTMKGFLVNRKAGWDTHGLPVELGVEKRLGITKEDIGKKITVDEYNAACRKDVMKFTKEWEDLTRKMGYWVDMNNPYITYDNRYIETLWWLLKELYNNNYLYKGYTIQPYSPAAGTGLSTHELNQPGCYRDVKDTTCVAQFKIKGDANGFFLAWTTTPWTLPSNTALCVGPNIDYVRVKAANPYSKQECEYILAESLLGAVMGKNEYEVLAKMKGSDLAGMEYEQLIPWVNPGEGAFRVITGDFVTTEDGTGIVHIAPTFGADDDRVGKANGIPPMLLIDKDGNQRPMVDLTGKFYKIEDLDPAFVAANVNAEAYGEYAGRYVKNAYDDTLTDADATLDIDLCVMLKQQGLAFKIEKHVHNYPHCWRTDKPVLYYPLDSWFIRSTAAREKMIELNNTINWKPASTGSGRFGKWLENLNDWNLSRSRYWGTPLPIWRTEDGSEEKCIGSVAELIEEIEKSIAAGFMTENPYKNFKPGVYTAENYAVENIDLHRPYVDGIILVSESGKPMKRESDLIDVWFDSGAMPFAQLHYPFENKEMVESGSNYPANFISEGVDQTRGWFFTLHAISTMVKGSVAFKNVVSTGLVLDKNGNKMSKRLGNAVDPFSTIEKYGSDPLRWYMMTNASPWDNLKFDVDGIEEVRRKFFGTLYNTYSFFALYANVDGFSYAEAEVALDQRPEIDRWILSLLNTLVKDVDEYYNTYEPTRAGRAISDFVNDHLSNWYVRLNRKRFWGGEYDTDKISAYQTLYTCLETVARLMAPISPFYADKLYNDLIKATGKGNDVSVHLADFPTYRAELVDKTLEERMQLAQEISSMVLSLRKKENIKVRQPLSKIMLPVKDQTVRENIEAVKALILNEVNVKEINFVDNTSGILVKRIKPDFKKLGPKFGKIMKLLAAATTSMSQEDIVALEQDGKFTFSIEGQEATVELADVEVISEDIPGWLVANDGSLTVALDITITDELRKEGIAREFVNRIQNIRKSSGYEITDRIVVKIEKQAEINDAIADFSAYIATQTLANSITLHEKVEEAVDLDFEEFIVKIGVTKA from the coding sequence ATGAGCAAGAAATTTGCCGAATATTCGTCTTTTAATCTTTCCGATATCAACAAAGAGGTGCTGAAGAAGTGGGATGAACAGGATATTTTCCACAAAAGTCTCGAAACCCGCAAAGGCCATCCGAGCTTTATTTTCTACGAAGGACCTCCTTCTGCTAACGGAATGCCGGGCATCCACCACGTGATGGCGCGCACCATCAAGGATATTTTTTGTCGTTATAAAACGATGAAAGGTTTCCTCGTGAACCGTAAGGCCGGATGGGATACCCACGGACTTCCCGTAGAGCTTGGCGTTGAAAAACGTCTGGGAATTACCAAAGAGGATATCGGTAAAAAGATCACCGTTGACGAATACAATGCAGCTTGCCGCAAGGATGTGATGAAATTCACCAAAGAGTGGGAAGACCTGACCCGCAAAATGGGCTACTGGGTCGACATGAACAACCCTTACATCACCTACGACAACCGCTACATTGAAACTCTCTGGTGGTTGCTTAAAGAATTGTATAACAACAATTACCTCTATAAAGGTTACACCATTCAGCCATACTCTCCTGCTGCCGGTACCGGATTGAGCACTCACGAGTTGAACCAACCGGGTTGTTACCGCGACGTGAAGGATACCACTTGCGTGGCACAATTCAAAATCAAAGGCGACGCGAACGGATTTTTCCTTGCATGGACAACTACTCCGTGGACATTGCCTTCAAATACTGCTCTTTGCGTTGGCCCGAATATTGATTACGTCAGAGTAAAAGCTGCCAATCCTTATTCCAAACAGGAGTGCGAATATATTTTGGCCGAAAGCCTCCTTGGTGCGGTAATGGGCAAAAACGAATACGAAGTGTTGGCAAAAATGAAAGGCAGCGATTTGGCCGGCATGGAATACGAACAACTGATTCCTTGGGTAAATCCGGGCGAAGGTGCTTTCCGTGTCATCACCGGCGATTTCGTAACCACCGAAGATGGTACAGGTATTGTTCATATCGCGCCTACTTTCGGTGCGGATGACGACCGCGTTGGGAAAGCCAACGGAATTCCTCCGATGTTGCTCATTGACAAGGATGGCAATCAACGCCCGATGGTAGACCTTACCGGAAAATTCTATAAAATCGAAGATCTCGATCCTGCTTTTGTTGCTGCAAATGTCAACGCAGAAGCTTATGGCGAATATGCCGGACGTTACGTGAAAAATGCGTACGACGACACGCTGACCGATGCCGATGCTACACTCGATATCGACCTTTGCGTGATGCTGAAACAACAAGGCCTAGCGTTCAAAATAGAAAAGCATGTGCACAATTATCCGCACTGCTGGCGTACCGACAAACCGGTGCTCTATTATCCGCTCGACAGCTGGTTCATCCGCTCGACGGCTGCCCGCGAAAAGATGATCGAACTCAACAATACGATCAACTGGAAACCGGCCTCTACCGGTTCGGGACGTTTCGGTAAGTGGCTCGAAAATCTCAACGACTGGAACCTTTCGCGTTCGCGTTACTGGGGAACTCCGTTGCCTATCTGGCGTACCGAAGACGGTTCGGAAGAGAAGTGTATCGGTTCGGTTGCCGAATTGATCGAAGAGATTGAAAAATCGATTGCAGCCGGTTTCATGACGGAAAACCCGTACAAGAATTTCAAACCGGGTGTTTACACGGCTGAAAATTATGCGGTGGAAAATATCGATCTGCACCGTCCTTATGTGGATGGCATTATCTTAGTTTCTGAAAGCGGCAAACCGATGAAGCGCGAAAGCGACCTGATCGACGTTTGGTTCGATTCGGGAGCAATGCCTTTTGCACAGCTGCACTATCCGTTCGAAAATAAAGAGATGGTTGAATCGGGCTCAAATTACCCTGCAAACTTTATCTCAGAAGGTGTCGACCAGACCCGCGGATGGTTCTTTACCCTTCACGCTATCAGCACGATGGTGAAAGGTTCGGTTGCCTTCAAAAACGTGGTTTCTACCGGTTTGGTGCTCGATAAGAATGGCAATAAAATGTCGAAACGTCTTGGCAATGCTGTCGATCCGTTCTCGACGATCGAAAAATATGGTTCTGATCCGTTGCGCTGGTACATGATGACCAACGCTTCGCCCTGGGACAACCTGAAATTCGACGTGGATGGCATCGAAGAGGTGCGCCGTAAATTCTTCGGAACGCTTTACAACACCTATTCTTTCTTCGCTTTGTATGCCAACGTCGACGGATTCTCGTATGCCGAAGCGGAGGTTGCACTCGATCAGCGTCCTGAAATCGACCGCTGGATTCTTTCGCTGCTCAATACTTTGGTGAAAGATGTGGATGAATATTACAACACATACGAACCGACCCGCGCAGGCCGTGCCATCTCCGATTTCGTGAACGATCACCTGAGTAACTGGTACGTGCGCCTCAACCGTAAACGTTTCTGGGGTGGAGAATACGATACAGACAAAATTTCGGCATATCAAACGCTTTATACCTGTCTCGAAACGGTTGCCCGCCTGATGGCTCCGATCTCTCCATTCTATGCGGATAAATTGTACAACGACCTCATCAAAGCAACCGGCAAGGGCAACGACGTTTCAGTTCACCTGGCCGACTTTCCTACCTATCGTGCCGAACTGGTAGATAAGACCTTGGAAGAACGGATGCAGCTGGCTCAGGAAATTTCGTCGATGGTACTTTCATTACGGAAAAAGGAAAATATCAAAGTGCGTCAGCCGCTGTCGAAGATCATGTTGCCGGTGAAAGATCAAACGGTGCGTGAAAATATTGAAGCTGTCAAAGCCTTGATTCTGAACGAAGTCAACGTGAAAGAGATCAATTTTGTTGACAACACTTCCGGCATTCTGGTGAAACGTATCAAGCCCGATTTCAAGAAACTTGGCCCGAAATTCGGTAAGATCATGAAACTGCTGGCAGCAGCAACAACGTCGATGTCACAGGAAGATATTGTAGCACTGGAACAGGATGGTAAGTTTACTTTCTCTATCGAAGGTCAGGAAGCAACTGTTGAATTAGCTGATGTAGAAGTTATTTCGGAAGATATTCCGGGCTGGTTGGTTGCCAACGATGGTAGTCTCACCGTGGCGCTCGACATCACTATTACTGACGAATTGCGCAAAGAAGGTATTGCCCGCGAATTTGTGAACCGTATTCAAAATATCCGTAAGTCAAGTGGTTACGAAATTACTGACCGCATCGTTGTGAAAATTGAGAAACAAGCCGAAATTAATGATGCAATTGCTGATTTTTCTGCTTATATTGCAACTCAAACACTGGCAAACTCGATTACTTTGCACGAAAAAGTGGAAGAAGCTGTAGACCTGGATTTTGAAGAGTTTATTGTTAAAATAGGAGTGACCAAGGCGTAA